In the Pedosphaera parvula Ellin514 genome, one interval contains:
- a CDS encoding Gfo/Idh/MocA family protein produces the protein MGDKIRWGILGTGAIAKKFAAGLHTLPDAELVAIGSRTQARADAFAVESNVPYRHASYESLVSDSKVDAVYVATPHSLHAENILLALEAGKPVLCEKPFTINAVQAEQVIHFAREKKILLMEAMWTRFLPLMVRLRELLAEGVIGEVEVLTADFGFKADRRGGRLFDPALGGGALLDLGVYPVSLAYMIFGPPVQVTGLVEIGTTGVDEKAAMIFKHAKGQLALLQTLITANTFHEASLVGTEGKITLHKSWWKGSDMTVALDNGGEELLEFPYTGNGYQFEAEAFMDCMRNGKTECAVMSLDETLAIMKTMDALRAQWGLKYPME, from the coding sequence ATGGGAGACAAGATTCGTTGGGGAATTCTCGGGACTGGAGCCATCGCCAAAAAGTTTGCGGCAGGATTACACACACTGCCGGATGCGGAGTTGGTCGCGATCGGCTCCCGCACGCAGGCGAGGGCGGATGCTTTTGCGGTGGAATCCAATGTCCCCTATCGCCACGCAAGCTATGAAAGCCTGGTGAGCGATTCCAAGGTGGATGCGGTTTATGTGGCTACTCCCCATTCGCTGCACGCTGAAAACATTTTGCTGGCATTGGAGGCGGGAAAGCCAGTCCTGTGTGAGAAGCCGTTTACGATTAACGCGGTTCAAGCAGAGCAAGTGATTCACTTTGCCCGGGAGAAAAAGATTCTATTGATGGAAGCGATGTGGACGCGTTTTTTGCCGTTGATGGTGCGGTTGCGGGAATTGCTGGCCGAAGGAGTTATCGGTGAGGTGGAGGTGTTGACGGCGGACTTTGGTTTCAAGGCAGATCGGCGGGGAGGTCGATTGTTTGATCCGGCGCTGGGCGGCGGTGCGTTGCTGGATTTGGGGGTTTACCCGGTGTCGCTGGCCTATATGATTTTTGGGCCACCTGTCCAGGTGACCGGACTGGTTGAGATCGGGACGACGGGAGTCGATGAAAAGGCGGCAATGATTTTCAAGCATGCGAAAGGGCAACTCGCCCTGTTACAGACCTTGATCACAGCCAATACTTTTCATGAAGCTTCACTCGTGGGGACCGAAGGCAAAATCACCTTGCACAAATCATGGTGGAAAGGTTCAGACATGACGGTGGCGCTGGACAATGGCGGGGAGGAACTTCTGGAATTTCCATACACTGGCAATGGCTACCAATTTGAAGCGGAGGCGTTCATGGACTGTATGCGTAATGGCAAGACGGAGTGTGCGGTCATGTCGCTGGACGAAACACTTGCCATCATGAAGACAATGGATGCTTTACGCGCGCAGTGGGGATTGAAATATCCGATGGAATAG
- a CDS encoding glycoside hydrolase family 2 protein, with product MKILLKAVGLTVLFGGLSCDLAQAEWKAAEGPLMTRWGKQVSPQSVLPEYPRPQMVRKEWQNLNGLWDYAIAPMDSAQPEKFDGEILVPFPVESALSGVMKGLDEKSVLWYRRTFEVPRNWQGERVLIHFGAVDWKTTVFVNGRELGTHKGGYDGFSYDVTEALKKDGKQELVVKVYDPTDGNQVRGKQTRTPKGIFYTPTSGIWQTVWLEPVPEVAIEDLKITPDLDAGALKVKVISSSKVADVQVEVVAFENDKEVVRITGALNQEMNLAIKSPKVWTPEQPFLYDLKVRILHGKSAVDEVGSYFGMRKIALQKDEKGINRIALNGKVIFQMGTLDQGFWPDGLYTAPSDEALRYDIEILKKLGFNMTRKHIKVEPERWYYWCDKLGLLVWQDMPSGDNKTPESRTEFESELARMLPGRHNHPCIVTWVVFNEGWGQYDTERLTAWVKKADPTRLVDNASGWTDKNVGDLVDMHKYPGPGCPETETNRAAVLGEFGGLGLAMKGHTWSKESWGYQGMADSKKLTQKYVSLISRAWALKEDAGLCAYVYTQTTDVETECNGLMTYDRAVMKLDAEQALAANKGETKEAQVKVVVPDAQQDKVSWKYTFEQPSADWAKSEFVDTSWKEGRAGFGTKGTPGAIVKTEWKSADIWMRRQFTLKDGKLKNAVLQVHHDEDAEIYINGVLAARLPGFTSDYEDSEISPEAMTAFRSGTNILAVHCHQTSGGQYIDVGILATPVQTTTTAKAP from the coding sequence ATGAAAATCTTATTGAAGGCAGTTGGTCTAACCGTTCTATTCGGTGGATTGAGTTGTGACCTGGCGCAGGCGGAATGGAAGGCGGCGGAAGGGCCCTTGATGACCAGGTGGGGCAAGCAGGTGTCACCGCAGAGCGTGCTGCCGGAATATCCGCGTCCACAGATGGTGCGTAAGGAATGGCAGAATCTGAATGGGTTGTGGGATTATGCGATCGCGCCGATGGACAGTGCGCAACCGGAAAAATTTGACGGAGAAATATTGGTGCCGTTCCCGGTGGAATCGGCGCTTTCGGGCGTGATGAAGGGTTTGGATGAAAAGAGTGTGCTGTGGTATCGGCGGACGTTTGAAGTGCCCAGGAATTGGCAGGGTGAGCGGGTGTTGATTCATTTTGGCGCGGTGGATTGGAAAACAACCGTTTTTGTAAATGGCAGAGAGTTGGGCACACACAAGGGCGGCTATGATGGCTTCAGCTATGATGTTACCGAGGCTTTGAAAAAGGATGGGAAGCAGGAGTTGGTGGTGAAGGTTTACGATCCGACCGATGGCAACCAGGTGCGGGGCAAGCAGACCAGGACTCCGAAAGGAATTTTTTATACACCGACATCTGGGATCTGGCAGACCGTTTGGCTGGAGCCCGTGCCCGAGGTGGCGATTGAGGATTTGAAGATCACTCCTGACCTGGATGCGGGGGCGTTGAAAGTGAAAGTTATCTCCAGTTCGAAAGTGGCGGATGTGCAGGTGGAGGTGGTGGCATTTGAAAATGACAAAGAGGTTGTGCGGATCACGGGAGCGTTGAATCAGGAGATGAATCTGGCGATTAAGTCGCCGAAAGTTTGGACGCCGGAGCAGCCTTTCCTTTACGATTTGAAGGTGAGAATCCTGCACGGTAAGAGCGCCGTGGATGAGGTGGGCAGTTATTTTGGGATGCGCAAGATTGCGCTGCAAAAAGATGAGAAGGGGATCAATCGCATCGCGCTTAATGGCAAAGTGATTTTCCAGATGGGCACGCTCGATCAAGGCTTTTGGCCGGATGGACTTTACACGGCGCCTTCCGATGAGGCATTGCGATATGATATTGAGATTTTGAAGAAGCTCGGTTTCAACATGACACGCAAGCATATCAAGGTGGAACCGGAGCGTTGGTATTACTGGTGCGACAAGCTGGGGTTGTTGGTCTGGCAGGATATGCCGAGCGGCGATAACAAAACACCGGAGTCGAGGACGGAGTTTGAATCGGAATTGGCGCGCATGTTGCCGGGGCGGCATAATCATCCATGCATTGTTACATGGGTCGTGTTCAATGAAGGGTGGGGGCAGTATGATACAGAGCGGTTGACGGCATGGGTGAAGAAAGCCGACCCAACGCGGTTGGTGGATAATGCCAGTGGTTGGACCGATAAAAACGTGGGGGACCTGGTCGATATGCACAAATATCCGGGACCGGGTTGTCCGGAAACGGAGACGAACCGGGCAGCGGTGTTGGGAGAATTTGGTGGTTTGGGACTGGCGATGAAAGGGCATACGTGGTCGAAGGAGTCGTGGGGTTACCAAGGCATGGCGGATTCGAAAAAGCTGACGCAAAAATATGTGTCGCTGATCAGCAGGGCGTGGGCGTTGAAGGAGGACGCGGGGTTGTGCGCCTATGTCTATACCCAAACCACGGATGTGGAAACCGAATGTAATGGCCTGATGACTTATGATCGGGCGGTGATGAAGCTCGACGCGGAGCAGGCTTTGGCTGCCAACAAAGGCGAAACGAAGGAAGCACAAGTCAAGGTTGTGGTTCCTGATGCGCAGCAGGACAAGGTGAGTTGGAAATACACCTTCGAGCAGCCGAGTGCGGATTGGGCAAAATCTGAATTCGTCGATACCAGCTGGAAAGAAGGTCGTGCGGGTTTTGGCACGAAGGGAACGCCCGGAGCGATTGTCAAGACCGAGTGGAAATCCGCTGACATCTGGATGCGCCGACAGTTCACCCTGAAAGATGGAAAACTGAAGAATGCGGTGCTACAGGTTCATCACGATGAGGATGCTGAGATTTATATCAATGGTGTGCTGGCGGCGAGGTTGCCGGGATTTACCTCGGATTATGAAGATTCGGAGATCAGTCCAGAGGCGATGACGGCTTTCAGATCGGGCACGAATATCCTGGCGGTGCATTGCCATCAAACCAGCGGAGGCCAGTATATAGACGTCGGGATACTCGCGACGCCAGTTCAAACAACAACAACGGCAAAGGCACCTTAG
- a CDS encoding DUF7133 domain-containing protein, with amino-acid sequence MYRGNAFPKEYLDNAFVGDAGGNLVHRKVLLPDDVGLKAQRGPGEENVEFMASKDTWFRPVQFANAPDGTLYVIDMYRETIEHPWSLPSSIKQFLDLNSGNDRGRIYRVVPDGYKQPALPHLDKTSTKELVATLESPNGWYRDTASRLLNERQDKSAVPDLVKLLKNSKSALGRLQALCTLDGLNSLKEEQVLIGLNDTEAHVREHAIKLSEKFVKKSMASKKLWSRLQNLASDPSINVRYQLAFTLGELKNEGRIQVLSVIVKQDAQSSWVQAAVLSSLTEGASEMFGTVARDEAFTKNKSGQEFLLQLVSLVGAKNNQQEVAQVLAFISKSHDDALTFSLVRSLGDGLQKSGGSLVKSDTQGALKGIFAQASKVAADSKADEATRAQAIQLLAFTEYKVSGATLVSLLDKSQPQMIQMAAVTTLARFNDAEVANELIKQWPKSAPRVKSEIMSVLLGRPERATALLNTIAGGTMQPTDLTTAQIKFLRNHHDAEVHKLAAKVFANFKEKKRQDVIDAYQSALNLNGEAAKGKEIYLQRCSSCHRLGGNGYQLGPDLVTVKNTGKEKMLVNILDPNREIAPAYIAFQIETKDDESLVGIIASETTSSITVRQAFGKEDNLMRSKIKSMQSQGQSLMPEGLEQGLTPQDFANLLEYISTADAGPAAEAKK; translated from the coding sequence ATTTATCGAGGCAATGCGTTTCCGAAGGAATACTTGGACAATGCTTTCGTGGGGGATGCGGGTGGTAATCTCGTTCATCGCAAGGTGCTCTTGCCAGACGATGTCGGTTTGAAAGCCCAGCGCGGTCCGGGTGAGGAGAATGTGGAGTTCATGGCTTCGAAGGACACGTGGTTTCGTCCGGTGCAGTTTGCGAATGCTCCCGATGGCACGTTGTATGTTATCGATATGTATCGCGAGACGATTGAGCATCCCTGGTCCCTCCCGTCGAGCATCAAGCAATTTCTCGATTTGAATAGCGGCAATGATCGCGGACGCATTTATCGGGTGGTGCCGGATGGTTACAAGCAGCCCGCATTGCCCCATCTCGACAAGACTTCAACGAAGGAACTGGTGGCGACATTGGAAAGTCCCAATGGCTGGTATCGTGATACGGCCTCGCGTTTGTTGAATGAGAGACAGGATAAGTCGGCGGTGCCGGACTTGGTGAAGTTGTTGAAGAACTCCAAATCTGCTCTCGGACGATTACAAGCTCTCTGCACATTGGATGGGTTGAACTCACTGAAGGAGGAGCAAGTCTTGATTGGCTTGAATGACACCGAAGCACATGTGCGTGAGCACGCCATCAAGTTGTCGGAAAAATTCGTCAAGAAGTCGATGGCATCAAAGAAACTGTGGAGCAGGCTTCAGAATCTGGCATCTGATCCTTCGATCAACGTTCGCTATCAACTCGCTTTCACTCTCGGAGAATTGAAAAACGAAGGCCGAATTCAGGTTTTGAGTGTGATCGTAAAACAGGATGCTCAAAGCTCATGGGTTCAGGCAGCGGTGCTGAGTTCACTCACTGAGGGAGCGAGTGAAATGTTCGGCACAGTGGCCAGGGATGAAGCTTTCACTAAGAATAAGTCGGGTCAGGAATTTCTCCTGCAATTGGTTTCCCTCGTCGGGGCGAAGAATAACCAGCAGGAAGTGGCGCAGGTGTTGGCGTTCATCAGCAAATCGCATGACGATGCGCTCACGTTTTCCCTCGTGCGCTCGCTGGGAGATGGTTTGCAGAAGTCTGGTGGTTCTTTGGTGAAGAGTGATACTCAAGGAGCTTTGAAAGGCATCTTTGCGCAAGCTTCCAAGGTGGCGGCAGACAGCAAGGCTGACGAAGCGACACGTGCACAGGCGATCCAGTTGCTCGCCTTTACTGAGTACAAGGTATCGGGTGCCACGCTGGTATCATTGCTTGATAAAAGCCAGCCGCAAATGATTCAGATGGCAGCCGTGACGACTCTGGCCAGGTTCAATGATGCTGAAGTTGCCAACGAACTGATCAAGCAATGGCCCAAGTCTGCCCCTCGCGTGAAGAGCGAGATCATGTCGGTGTTGCTGGGACGGCCGGAACGAGCGACGGCGCTGTTGAACACGATTGCGGGCGGGACGATGCAGCCCACTGATCTTACGACCGCTCAAATCAAGTTCCTGCGCAATCATCATGATGCGGAAGTGCATAAGCTCGCTGCCAAAGTGTTTGCGAACTTCAAGGAAAAGAAGCGGCAGGATGTGATTGATGCTTATCAGAGCGCCTTGAACCTCAACGGCGAGGCGGCGAAAGGGAAGGAGATATATCTTCAGCGCTGTTCTTCCTGCCATCGCTTGGGCGGCAATGGTTATCAACTGGGGCCAGACCTGGTGACCGTGAAAAATACCGGCAAAGAAAAGATGCTGGTAAATATTCTCGATCCCAACCGTGAGATTGCCCCGGCGTATATTGCCTTCCAGATTGAAACCAAGGACGATGAGAGCCTGGTGGGCATAATCGCGAGCGAAACGACGTCAAGTATTACGGTAAGACAGGCATTCGGAAAAGAGGACAATCTGATGCGCTCGAAGATCAAGAGCATGCAGAGTCAGGGACAATCCCTCATGCCGGAAGGTTTGGAGCAAGGATTGACACCACAGGATTTTGCCAACCTGTTGGAATATATTTCCACCGCGGATGCGGGTCCGGCTGCCGAAGCGAAAAAGTAA
- a CDS encoding sugar ABC transporter ATP-binding protein, whose protein sequence is MSASVLRAQNVVKAFQGVKALDGAGLDLREAEIHALMGENGAGKSTLIKVLTGVHKPDAGGIEMAGRAISPGSTREAEAAGISTVYQEVNLIPTLSIADNILLGRQPRTFGLLRKKALKKRAEAALARLGLKLDVGQTVGSCSMAVQQMVAIARALDIQAKVLILDEPTSSLDEREVEFLFGIMRKLRDEGMAILFVTHFLDQVYAVSDRITVLRNGKLVGEYLAADLPRLKLIGAMLGREFEEMEHLKEETAHSAPARKVFLETVNLSKRGLMNPVSLSIAEGEVLGLAGLLGSGRTEIAKMLFGIAVPDKGEIRIQGKQATIKSARQAVQHGLAFCSEDRKSEGLIPHLSVRENLILAMQASRGPLRLLPRKEQDRLAEHYIRALNIKTPNAEALIQNLSGGNQQKVLLARWLSMQPKLIILDEPTRGIDVGAKAEIEKLVHSLRAQGMSVLFISSDMEEIVRTCQRVAVLRDRKKIGELSGADIQVNRIMNVIAQHDE, encoded by the coding sequence ATGAGTGCCTCTGTCCTGCGCGCCCAGAATGTAGTGAAGGCCTTCCAAGGTGTTAAAGCCCTGGATGGGGCCGGGCTTGATTTGCGCGAAGCGGAAATCCATGCGCTCATGGGCGAGAACGGAGCGGGCAAATCCACACTTATCAAAGTGCTTACCGGCGTCCACAAGCCTGACGCCGGTGGAATTGAAATGGCAGGCCGCGCGATTTCACCAGGTTCCACCCGCGAAGCTGAGGCTGCGGGGATCAGCACGGTTTATCAGGAGGTGAATCTCATACCCACGCTTTCGATTGCTGATAATATTTTGCTTGGGCGACAGCCGAGGACTTTTGGTCTGTTACGGAAGAAGGCGTTGAAGAAGAGGGCGGAAGCTGCTTTGGCGCGGCTCGGGCTGAAGCTGGATGTGGGACAGACGGTAGGTTCGTGTTCGATGGCCGTGCAGCAGATGGTGGCGATCGCGCGCGCCTTGGACATTCAAGCGAAGGTGCTTATTCTCGACGAACCGACTTCGAGCCTTGATGAACGGGAAGTGGAATTTCTGTTCGGAATCATGCGCAAGCTGCGGGATGAGGGGATGGCAATTTTGTTTGTGACCCATTTTCTGGACCAGGTGTACGCAGTGTCCGATCGCATTACGGTGCTGCGGAACGGGAAGTTGGTGGGCGAATATTTGGCGGCAGACTTGCCAAGATTGAAGCTCATTGGTGCGATGCTTGGCCGCGAGTTTGAGGAGATGGAACATTTAAAAGAGGAAACCGCGCATAGCGCTCCGGCCAGAAAAGTTTTCCTTGAAACCGTTAATCTCAGCAAGCGGGGTTTAATGAATCCGGTCAGTCTGAGCATTGCTGAAGGTGAGGTTCTGGGGTTGGCTGGTCTGTTAGGCTCGGGACGCACTGAGATTGCGAAGATGCTTTTTGGAATTGCGGTTCCGGATAAAGGCGAGATTCGGATTCAGGGGAAACAGGCCACCATCAAGTCAGCGCGTCAGGCGGTGCAACATGGCCTGGCCTTTTGTTCAGAGGATAGAAAATCCGAAGGGTTAATCCCACACCTCTCCGTGCGCGAGAATTTGATCCTGGCCATGCAGGCAAGTCGCGGTCCGCTTCGGCTGTTACCACGCAAAGAGCAGGATCGATTGGCGGAACATTACATCCGTGCGTTAAACATCAAGACCCCGAATGCCGAGGCGCTGATTCAAAATCTCTCCGGAGGAAACCAGCAAAAAGTTCTGTTGGCGCGGTGGCTTTCGATGCAGCCGAAATTGATAATTCTGGATGAGCCGACGCGTGGCATCGATGTTGGTGCGAAGGCGGAGATTGAAAAGCTCGTGCATTCATTGAGAGCGCAAGGGATGTCGGTATTGTTTATTTCTTCGGACATGGAAGAAATCGTGCGCACCTGTCAACGAGTGGCGGTGTTGCGAGATCGCAAGAAAATTGGTGAACTCTCCGGCGCGGATATTCAGGTGAACCGGATCATGAATGTTATTGCCCAGCACGATGAATGA
- a CDS encoding PVC-type heme-binding CxxCH protein, translating into MRMYPALVGLVTTSLLMVPALKAAEPTITAKDLPRMPAVEPKDALKTFQVKPGFHVELAASEPLVVSPVAMSFDEKGRLFVVEMIDYSERRDETPHLGRIRMLEDTNGDGVFDKSTIYAENLAWPTAVICYDGGIFVGATPDIIYLKDTNGDGKADVREVVFTGFAEGVKRINVQAMLNSFNWGLDNKIHGATSGNGGWIKSLRHPEAKPLDLHGRDFVIDPRTMTMTSESGGGQHGLSFDDWGHRFACNNSDHIRLFMYDDKYAARNPYYAMPAPLASIAVDGPAAEVFRISPEEPWRVIRTPLACGRSGQWASGGRRPFGWLFYRGYRHDDLSRQCVSEGILGQCFRGGCGW; encoded by the coding sequence ATGAGAATGTATCCCGCGCTGGTGGGGTTGGTGACCACCTCACTCTTAATGGTTCCAGCCCTGAAGGCTGCCGAACCTACGATCACCGCCAAAGACCTGCCGCGCATGCCGGCGGTTGAGCCGAAGGATGCCTTGAAGACCTTTCAGGTTAAACCCGGTTTTCATGTGGAACTGGCAGCGTCAGAGCCGCTGGTGGTGAGTCCGGTGGCAATGTCCTTCGACGAAAAAGGGCGGTTGTTCGTTGTGGAAATGATCGATTATTCCGAGCGCCGGGATGAGACGCCGCATCTGGGACGAATCCGCATGCTGGAAGATACAAATGGGGATGGCGTTTTTGATAAGAGCACCATATATGCGGAAAATCTGGCGTGGCCCACGGCAGTGATTTGCTATGATGGCGGGATTTTTGTAGGTGCCACGCCGGATATTATTTACCTGAAGGATACCAATGGCGATGGCAAGGCGGATGTGCGCGAAGTGGTTTTTACCGGTTTTGCCGAAGGGGTGAAACGCATCAATGTGCAGGCGATGTTGAACAGCTTCAACTGGGGCTTGGATAACAAAATCCATGGCGCCACCAGCGGTAACGGTGGTTGGATCAAATCACTTAGACATCCTGAAGCCAAGCCGCTTGATTTGCATGGACGCGACTTCGTCATCGATCCGCGCACGATGACTATGACTTCGGAATCGGGCGGGGGACAGCATGGGTTGAGCTTTGACGATTGGGGACATCGTTTCGCCTGCAACAACAGCGACCACATCCGCTTGTTCATGTATGATGACAAATACGCGGCTCGCAATCCGTATTATGCAATGCCAGCGCCGCTGGCGAGCATCGCGGTGGATGGCCCGGCAGCGGAGGTGTTTCGTATTAGCCCGGAGGAACCGTGGCGCGTGATTCGTACCCCACTGGCGTGTGGCCGGTCTGGTCAGTGGGCCAGTGGAGGGCGGCGGCCGTTCGGCTGGTTATTTTACCGGGGCTACAGGCACGACGATTTATCGAGGCAATGCGTTTCCGAAGGAATACTTGGACAATGCTTTCGTGGGGGATGCGGGTGGTAA
- a CDS encoding 3-keto-disaccharide hydrolase, producing the protein MKRSILITLACLPLALTSCATSEKQAAAPNTLTAQEKSAGWQLLFDGKDLEGWHNFKHEGIRPGWQVKDGTVACIDPHNAGDIVTANKYDWFELQLDYNISEGGNSGIMYHVTEDGGAAWATGPEFQLEDNAKAADKIRCGWLYALYQPPTDPKTDKPLDATKPAGEWNHVRLLISPEKCEHEINGVKYFDYKLHSDDFNDRVAKSKFGKMPHFAKYDLGFIALQGDHGQVSFRNIKIRPIAVTK; encoded by the coding sequence ATGAAACGCTCCATTTTAATCACTCTCGCCTGTCTGCCTCTGGCCCTGACTTCCTGTGCCACGAGCGAAAAACAAGCCGCCGCCCCCAACACCCTCACCGCCCAGGAAAAGTCTGCCGGATGGCAACTTCTGTTCGATGGTAAAGACCTCGAAGGCTGGCACAATTTCAAACACGAAGGCATCCGCCCCGGTTGGCAGGTTAAGGACGGCACTGTCGCCTGCATCGATCCGCACAACGCTGGCGATATCGTCACCGCCAATAAATACGACTGGTTCGAACTCCAACTCGATTACAACATCTCCGAAGGCGGCAACAGCGGCATCATGTATCACGTCACCGAGGATGGTGGCGCTGCCTGGGCCACCGGCCCCGAGTTCCAACTCGAGGATAACGCGAAGGCGGCCGACAAAATCCGTTGCGGCTGGCTCTATGCTCTCTACCAACCCCCGACCGATCCAAAGACTGACAAGCCTCTGGATGCCACCAAGCCTGCTGGTGAATGGAATCATGTTCGCCTGCTCATCTCCCCGGAGAAATGCGAACACGAAATCAACGGCGTGAAATATTTTGATTACAAGCTCCACAGCGACGACTTCAACGACCGTGTTGCCAAGAGCAAGTTCGGCAAAATGCCTCACTTCGCGAAGTACGACCTCGGTTTCATCGCCCTGCAAGGCGATCACGGCCAGGTCTCCTTCCGCAACATCAAGATCCGTCCGATCGCAGTGACAAAGTAA
- a CDS encoding ABC transporter permease — translation MNDPLAKLKSLFQGGSLLWPVVGLTLLFGFNAVFSPSFFHLEVRDGHLYGTLVDILNQGSKVMLLAIGMTLIIATGGVDLSVGSLMAIAGAVAALMVTKISFAAAVALSLGLATVAGVCNGILIGYGGIQPIIATLILMVAGRGLAMLLTGGQIITFEHPAFVFIGNGHFLGLPFTVTIVLFVLCFTLLATRKTAIGLFLESVGDNEKAARFCGINASLVKVMVYAYSGLCAGVAGLIATSNIKAADSSRVGEFMELDAIFAVVVGGTPLTGGRFSLVGSVIGALLIQTLTVTMYNLGVEPSVAPVPKAIVIVAVCLMQSGRFRTHMLSFFGKRRVAT, via the coding sequence ATGAATGATCCACTCGCAAAATTAAAATCACTCTTTCAAGGTGGCTCACTGCTCTGGCCAGTGGTGGGACTGACACTTTTATTTGGCTTCAATGCGGTTTTCTCGCCGAGCTTTTTCCACCTGGAAGTTCGCGATGGGCATCTCTATGGAACCTTGGTCGATATTTTGAACCAGGGATCAAAAGTAATGCTGCTGGCCATCGGCATGACTTTGATAATCGCGACCGGCGGCGTCGATCTATCGGTGGGGTCGTTGATGGCGATTGCGGGAGCAGTGGCGGCGCTCATGGTAACCAAAATTTCGTTCGCTGCCGCTGTAGCTCTTAGTCTCGGCCTCGCAACCGTGGCAGGTGTCTGCAATGGGATACTCATTGGCTACGGGGGCATACAGCCGATCATAGCAACGCTCATTCTTATGGTAGCGGGACGTGGGTTGGCCATGCTGCTTACCGGGGGGCAGATCATCACTTTTGAACATCCAGCTTTTGTTTTTATAGGCAATGGACATTTTCTCGGTCTGCCGTTCACTGTCACCATTGTGCTTTTCGTCCTGTGCTTCACGTTGCTGGCCACGCGGAAGACTGCAATTGGACTCTTTCTTGAATCGGTTGGAGATAACGAGAAAGCGGCGCGGTTTTGCGGAATCAATGCCTCACTCGTCAAAGTCATGGTTTATGCCTACTCGGGATTATGCGCTGGAGTGGCAGGATTGATCGCAACGTCGAACATCAAGGCGGCCGATTCAAGCCGGGTTGGAGAGTTCATGGAGTTGGATGCCATCTTTGCGGTGGTGGTGGGCGGAACGCCGTTGACGGGAGGAAGATTTTCGCTGGTTGGATCCGTGATTGGAGCCTTGCTGATTCAGACGCTTACAGTGACCATGTATAATTTGGGTGTGGAGCCTTCGGTGGCACCCGTTCCAAAAGCGATCGTTATTGTGGCGGTGTGCCTCATGCAATCCGGACGATTTAGAACCCATATGCTGAGTTTCTTCGGGAAAAGGAGGGTGGCCACTTGA
- a CDS encoding amidohydrolase family protein, with protein MKHSCTRREFLASTSLMLFAAAAHGADALPEKPEPIIDIHQHTNYSFRTDEQLLAHQKAMGVTQTILLPAGSLYGLEANCTGNSAVYNFCQDHPGEYVYCANEVAGLPGARSEIEKWLKKGALGIAEQKFHVNCDSPAIEEIAEIAQEYKVPVLLHFQHNVYNLGIENFHKILEKYPKVNFIGHAQTWWSNIDKNSDQKTMYPMGKVTPGGLTDRLLTEYPNMYGDLSAGSGLNALNRDKEFTQGFFDRHQNKLLYGSDCNDAIGRGPGCQGARTIATVRQLAPSKAIERKLLYENAKRVFKL; from the coding sequence ATGAAGCATTCCTGCACTCGCCGCGAGTTTTTGGCCTCCACCTCCCTGATGCTCTTCGCTGCCGCCGCGCATGGAGCAGACGCCCTGCCAGAAAAGCCTGAGCCGATCATCGATATCCACCAGCACACGAATTACAGCTTTCGCACCGATGAACAGTTGCTGGCCCATCAAAAGGCCATGGGGGTGACGCAGACCATTCTCCTGCCAGCAGGTTCGCTCTATGGTCTGGAAGCCAATTGCACGGGGAACTCCGCCGTTTACAACTTTTGCCAGGACCATCCCGGCGAATATGTCTATTGCGCCAACGAGGTGGCCGGTCTGCCGGGAGCCCGCTCAGAAATCGAGAAATGGCTTAAAAAAGGAGCTCTCGGCATTGCGGAACAAAAGTTTCATGTGAATTGCGATTCCCCGGCTATCGAGGAAATTGCCGAGATCGCCCAGGAATACAAAGTGCCGGTACTGCTGCATTTCCAGCACAATGTCTACAATCTAGGAATAGAGAATTTTCATAAAATTCTCGAAAAATATCCCAAGGTCAATTTTATCGGCCATGCCCAGACCTGGTGGAGCAACATCGACAAGAATTCGGATCAAAAAACGATGTATCCCATGGGCAAGGTGACGCCCGGCGGCCTTACCGATCGTCTCCTTACCGAATACCCCAACATGTATGGCGATCTCTCGGCCGGGTCGGGTTTGAATGCCTTGAATCGCGACAAGGAATTCACGCAGGGGTTTTTTGACCGCCATCAGAACAAGTTGCTTTACGGCAGCGACTGCAACGACGCCATTGGCCGCGGCCCCGGCTGTCAGGGCGCGCGCACGATTGCCACCGTCCGCCAGCTTGCACCGAGTAAAGCGATTGAACGAAAACTGCTGTACGAAAACGCCAAACGGGTGTTTAAACTCTGA